Genomic window (Buchnera aphidicola (Kaburagia rhusicola ensigallis)):
TGGCAACTTTAACGTCAATTATCATTAGTAATAAATATTTTTCTCTTTCAGGACGAGATTTAATATTATTGATTGGTGGTTTATTTTTACTATTTAAAGCAACTATAGAATTACATGAAAGATTAGACAATGATATACGTCAAGATGATAATAATAAAAACTATGCTAGTTTTTGGACTATAGTAATTCAAATTGTTATCTTAGATGCTGTTTTTTCTTTAGATTCTATTATTACTGCTGTAGGAATGATAAACAATTTACCAATTATGATGACTGCAGTAATAATAGCTATGACTTTAATGTTATTAGCTTCTAAGCCTTTAATAAACTTTATTAATTCACATCAAACAGTAGTGGTTTTATGTTTAAGTTTTTTACTTATGATAGGATTCGGATTAGTATCAGAAGCATTGGGATTTTTTATACCAAAAGGATATTTGTACTCTGCTATTAGTTTTTCTATTATTATAGAACTATTTAATCAAATTGCGCGTCGGAATTTTATTCGACATCAATCTCGAAGACCGATGAGACAAAGAGCTGCAGAAGCTATATTGAGATTAATGATTCGAGATCAATATAAAAATGCTAGTATAATACCTTCTTCCATCAGCAGTACAGAAAAAAAAGTTGTAAATACATCTTTTACAGATACTGGAGAATTCAAAGAAGAAGAAAAGTATATGATCAATAGTGTATTAACATTAGCTGCTAGATCTATTAGAAGTATCATGACCCCTAGGAGCGAAATTTCCTGGGTTAACGTAGAAAAATCAATATCTAGTATTCGTACGCAATTATTAGACACTCCTCATAGTTTGTTTCCTATTTGTAAAGGAAAATTAGATGAAGTTATAGGAATTGCACGTGCTAAAGAACTACTAGTAGAAATAGAAAATAAAACAGATGTAGTAAAATTTTCTTCTACTATTCCACCAATAATTATACCAGATACGATCGATCCAATTAATTTAATGGGAGTATTAAGGCGTGCTAAAGGAAGTTTAGTTATTGTTACTAATGAATTTGGTGTAGTACAAGGACTAGTAACTCCATTAGATGTTTTAGAAGCTATTGCTGGTGAATTTCCTGATGCAGATGAAACACCTGATATTATTGTTGAACAAGATAGTTGGCTAGTAAAAGGTGGAGCAGATTTGCATTCTTTACAACAATATTTAAGTACTACAAATTTAATTAAACAAGAAAATAGTTATGCTTCACTAGCTGGATTATTAATTGCTCAAAAAGGACAATTACCTTTACCAGGAGAAACTATTCATATTCCTCCTTTACATTTTTACATCGTAGAAGCAACACAATATCGAATTAATTTAGTACGAATTACTAAAGACAACATATTCCCATCATCAAAAAAATAATTAACATTATTACTAAACTAATACAATTAAAATAATACAATGTAAATATTTTTATGTATTTTTTGATATATTCATTAATATAAAATGTTTTAGTACATCTTAAAAAGATAAAATTCATATGTATAATACTATTTTAGCTTTTGACTCTTCAATTTCCAATTGTTCTGTTGCTTTACTACATAAAAATAATATTTATAGTAGAAATAAATTATGTAATAAAAATCAAACTAAATATATTTTGCCTATGATAAAACAACTATTGATAGAAAACGATATTGCTTTAAATGAAATAGATATTATACTTGTTTCTAAAGGACCTGGGAATTTTATAGGAACAAGGACAACTATTGCTGTCGCTCAAGGTTTAGCATTAGGATTAAAAATTCCAATTATTGCATTTCCTACTACACTAATCATGGCAGAACAAGCATGGAAGATGTTTCACAAAAAAAAAGTATTAGTTCTTTTAAAAATAAATAATAATTTATTGTATGTTGTACAATATATAAAAAATAAAAAATGTTATTGGACGCAGAAAACATCAGAAATAATACTGTCTGTTGAACAGACCATTAGAAAAATTTCTACCTTTCAAAAACCGTGGATAATGGTTGGAAATTTTTCACGATCATTTCTAAATAACGTTTACAAACATCTAATCGTAACTAATATTACATTCCCTCAATCAGAATTTACCATTTCTTTATATCTATCACATAAAATTTATCAAAATTATAAAAATTCTTACAAAATATTGCCAATATATTATCGTCAAACAATATATTAATGAAAATTGCATAACCATTAATTTAATATAAAATGCATCTATTTATCCAGAATTAACATTCTGGATTAATAAATATTCAAACTATAAATAATCTTTTTATAGAAAATTAGTGTTGCCTTTATTTATGCCTATTCTGGAATAGTAACATTTAATTCTAATATAGAAATGTCTTTTTCTTTATGATCTAGTTGAACTGAAATCATGTTAGGATCAACTTTAACGTATTTACAAATCACGCGTAAAATTTCTTGTTTTAATTCAGGTAAATAATTTGGTTCATTATCTTTCTGTCTACGTTCAGCAACAATAATTTGTAATCGTTCTTTTGCTATGTTAGCAGTATTTTTTTTTCGAGATAAAAAAAAATCTAATAAAGCCATGTTTATCTCCTAAATAACCGTTTCAAAAAACTCTTTTTTTCTTCTTTAATAAATCGAAAAGGAATGTTTTCACCTAATAAACGCTCTACAGTATCATAATACGCTTGTCCAGCATGAGAAGTAGTATGTAAAATAATAGGTTTACCTTGATTAGATGCTTTTAAAACAGAAGAGTCTTCAGGAATTACTCCAATTAATGGTATTCTAAGAATATCTAAAACGTCTTGTATGCTTAACATTTCTCCTTTATTGACTCTAATTGGATCATAACGAGTTAACAATAAATGCTCTTTTATAGGAGAATTGGATATATTTTTGGAACGTTTAGATTTTGATGCAATGATGCCTAATATACGATCAGAATCTCTTATAGATGATATTTCGGGATTAGTAGTAATAACTGCTTCATCTGCAAAATATATTGCTAAAATTGCACCAGATTCGATTCCTGCTGGTGAATCACAAATAATGATGTCGAAATTCATTGCTATTAGTTCTTTAAAAACATTGTTTATACCCAACGTAGTTAATGCATTTTTATCTCTAGTTTGAGATGCTGGAAGAATAAATAAGTTATCTGTTCTTTTGTCTTTAATTAACGCTTGATTTAAATTTGCATCCCCATTAATTACATTTATAAAATCATATACTACTCTACGCTCACAGCCCATAATCAAATCTAGATTTCGTAGTCCTATATCAAAATCAATTACTATCGTTTTTTTTCCTTTTTGTGCAAAACCTGTTGCTAAAGCTGCACTAGAAGTAGTTTTCCCAACGCCTCCTTTACCTGATGTTACTACAATAATACGCGCCATAAATACATCCTTAACAATTTTTATTAAAGCTTGAATATTTTTAATGTTTTATTTTTTATATAGATTCTAACACTTTGTCCTATAAAATCAGAAAAAAATTGATCAATTAATAAATATTCTCCCGAAATAGAAACTAGTTCTGCAAAAAATCTGATACAAAATATTTGACATGTAATATCTCCTTTAGCACCAGCCAATACTCTTCCTCTCATATTTCCGTAAACATGAACATTACCATCTGCAATTATTTCCGCTCCTGCATTCACATTACTAGTAGCTATTAAATCAGAATCAATAGCATAAATTTTTTGACCAGATCTAACTGGAAAATCAATTATTTTAGTTTTTTCATATTTACTGAAAGAAACAGCGCAATCATTATTTGATTGATGTCGATGAATATCATTAATTGTATTGTTGGATAAAATGGGTAATCCAGATTTTAAAATGGTATTTTTTAAAACATGATTATAACAACCACTTACCCCTACAATACATAAATCAAAAGAAATAATAACTCTTCTTATATTATCTAGATTATCTAAGTTCGATAGTTGTTCTACATTAATTATAATTGGTAAATTTTTAAAAAAATTAGGAGATATTTGGATTTTTTTATTTA
Coding sequences:
- a CDS encoding TerC family protein; this translates as MELFLDPSSWAGLLTLVILEVVLGIDNLVFIAILSKKLPPCKQDKARLIGLSLALLMRLSLLSLMSWMATLTSIIISNKYFSLSGRDLILLIGGLFLLFKATIELHERLDNDIRQDDNNKNYASFWTIVIQIVILDAVFSLDSIITAVGMINNLPIMMTAVIIAMTLMLLASKPLINFINSHQTVVVLCLSFLLMIGFGLVSEALGFFIPKGYLYSAISFSIIIELFNQIARRNFIRHQSRRPMRQRAAEAILRLMIRDQYKNASIIPSSISSTEKKVVNTSFTDTGEFKEEEKYMINSVLTLAARSIRSIMTPRSEISWVNVEKSISSIRTQLLDTPHSLFPICKGKLDEVIGIARAKELLVEIENKTDVVKFSSTIPPIIIPDTIDPINLMGVLRRAKGSLVIVTNEFGVVQGLVTPLDVLEAIAGEFPDADETPDIIVEQDSWLVKGGADLHSLQQYLSTTNLIKQENSYASLAGLLIAQKGQLPLPGETIHIPPLHFYIVEATQYRINLVRITKDNIFPSSKK
- the tsaB gene encoding tRNA (adenosine(37)-N6)-threonylcarbamoyltransferase complex dimerization subunit type 1 TsaB, with the protein product MYNTILAFDSSISNCSVALLHKNNIYSRNKLCNKNQTKYILPMIKQLLIENDIALNEIDIILVSKGPGNFIGTRTTIAVAQGLALGLKIPIIAFPTTLIMAEQAWKMFHKKKVLVLLKINNNLLYVVQYIKNKKCYWTQKTSEIILSVEQTIRKISTFQKPWIMVGNFSRSFLNNVYKHLIVTNITFPQSEFTISLYLSHKIYQNYKNSYKILPIYYRQTIY
- the minE gene encoding cell division topological specificity factor MinE; this encodes MALLDFFLSRKKNTANIAKERLQIIVAERRQKDNEPNYLPELKQEILRVICKYVKVDPNMISVQLDHKEKDISILELNVTIPE
- the minD gene encoding septum site-determining protein MinD; this translates as MARIIVVTSGKGGVGKTTSSAALATGFAQKGKKTIVIDFDIGLRNLDLIMGCERRVVYDFINVINGDANLNQALIKDKRTDNLFILPASQTRDKNALTTLGINNVFKELIAMNFDIIICDSPAGIESGAILAIYFADEAVITTNPEISSIRDSDRILGIIASKSKRSKNISNSPIKEHLLLTRYDPIRVNKGEMLSIQDVLDILRIPLIGVIPEDSSVLKASNQGKPIILHTTSHAGQAYYDTVERLLGENIPFRFIKEEKKSFLKRLFRR
- the minC gene encoding septum site-determining protein MinC, with the protein product MKILPLELKESTLKILVLHLKTDSIVLIRKELNKKIQISPNFFKNLPIIINVEQLSNLDNLDNIRRVIISFDLCIVGVSGCYNHVLKNTILKSGLPILSNNTINDIHRHQSNNDCAVSFSKYEKTKIIDFPVRSGQKIYAIDSDLIATSNVNAGAEIIADGNVHVYGNMRGRVLAGAKGDITCQIFCIRFFAELVSISGEYLLIDQFFSDFIGQSVRIYIKNKTLKIFKL